In Kaistella sp. 97-N-M2, the sequence GAATATCCAAACCGCTTTTGTTGAATAAAAAAGGATCGTCGAAATGCTTGTTTTTTTTTAGGTAAATTTTATTTTCGGGATAATCGAAAATAATGGTAAACCGCCGCAAAATATCACTTCCGATGGAACCTTTCCGATCCGGCACAATTCGTAAACTTTGAATAGAATATTCGTCGGGCATCGCCGCTAAAGGTTTTATAAAAGAATAGTCTCCCAGATAAAGACCGTGAATCCGGCTTCTTTTGCCGAAAATATCACCGTTAAATCCCTGGCCCAAATAATCTTCGATATTCGGACGGTTATAAACAAAATCTTTAATTAATTTAGGAAAGAGCCAAACGGCGTCGCTGTTACCGAGATCCAACAGCATTTTTGAGGAAACTTTCTGGTTGGTCATTTCAACGTCGGCCATGATGTAAGGTTTGCTGCTCTCAATGGAAATGCTGAATTCTTCAAACCTTTTTTTCCGTTTCTGAACACTCGCGTCGTCATTATAAACCGTTATTTTTTTTGATATATAATCAATTTGTACCGCGTGATTTTTAAAAAACTGATAGCCAATAATTCCATTTACAGGAATGCCCACATGGGAAGAAAAATTAATGCTTTCATCTAAAATTATAAAAACCGTATGTTGCAGATCTGTAAAATCTTTACCAATTTTAACGATGTTGTTGTCGGAGCTCAAACCTTCAATATTCTTATTTTCGCCCAGGCCCGAAAATTTAATTTTCGCCACGTCGTTAAAGTTAATTTCTTTATCATCTAAACTGAAAAGAATTGTTTCGCGTACGCCGGAATCCAGGAGAAAAGTCACATCCACACCATTAATATTCAGCGGTATAAAAATTAAATTATTAATAAGCTGAAAAGGAATGACGGTTTTCTTTTGATGGGTCATCTCAAAACCATTTTGCCCCCAATAAAATGAAAAAAAGAGCAGGAATATGATTTTTACCAATTTCATGCAATGAAGGTACAATTTTGCTGCGAAATCTCCCGTAATTTTAACCAAAATTGCGAGGGATGAAATTTTAAAAAGCCTAAATTTGTTGCATGCGATACGAAGAAAAAACAGAAAAATTCCGCCAGCTGGTGCAGAATAAATTCCAGATCTACAACTCCCTTTTTATGAGTTTGCCCTACGATAAAATGAGTAATATTGGGATGCTCCTGCCTTTTTTATATGAAGAAAGCAAAACGGGATATGAGAAAGGTCAAAACCCGGAAGAAATAATGGAAGCTTTTTTCCAAAAACACACCGAACTGAGAACGGAGGAGCAGAAAACGGAACTTCTTTTTAAGATCATTCAGTATATCGAAAGGCAGGTGGTTTTGTTTGACAGCATTGAAGATGCGGCGTTTGCCGAACTTCATTCCGAAAGCGATGCGGGCACTTTACTGCAGCTGCACGAAAGAGCTTCGCAGGAACATCTTTTAGACAAGACGAGAGAAAAAATGAAGGATTTTGCCATAAAAGTCGTCTTCACCGCGCATCCCACGCAGTTTTACCCGAACGCGGTGCAGCGGATTCTGCACGATTTACGGTCGGCGATTATGAAAGATTCGGTAAGTGAAATTGATATGCTTTTGCAGCAGCTGGGTAAAACACCGTTCGTCAACAAAGAAAAACCCACGCCGCTGGACGAAGCCATGAGCATTATTTTCTATTTGCGCTATGTTTATTACGATACGATTGGCGAACTCTATAAAAAACTCAAGACCTCTTTTGAAAACAAATCTTTTACGCCAAATCAGGATATGATTCAGCTGGGTTTTTGGCCGGGCGGCGACCGCGATGGAAATCCTTTCGTTACCGCCGACATCACGAAGAAAGTGGCTGCCGAACTGCATTTTTCTATTTTGAAATCGTATTATGAGCATTTAAAAAATTTAAGAAGAAGATTGAGTTTCCGCGGTGTTTCGGAAATTTTAGAAGCTTTAAGCCATCAGCTTTACGACTCCATATTTAAAGAAGATTACACGATTACTTCCGACCAAATTTTAGAACATTTAAGCAAAGCGGAAAACATCATCACCCGGGATCACAACGGATTATTTCTGAATCTTCTGGAAGATTTCAAAGACCGTGTAAAAATTTTCGGGACGCACTTTGCCACCTTAGATGTTCGCCAGGACAGCCGCGTTCATCAGGAAATCATCGATGAGATTATCTCGCAAAAATCTGGTTTATCCAATGAAAATCTTTCAACCGAAGAAAAATTGAAATGGCTGTTAGAAACGGATGTTATTTTAAAGCCGGAAGAATTCGACGGCATTACAAAAGATACCTTAGAGAACATTCACAACATTAAAGAGATTCAGAAAAGAAATGGCGAACGCGGGATGAGCCGCTATATTATTTCCAACTCCGACCATATTAAAGATGTGCTGAACGTTTTTGCACTTTTCCGCCTGTGCGGTTATAAAGAGGAAGAAATTCGCATGGATATCGTTCCGCTTTTTGAAACTATGGAAGGTTTGAATGCGGGCGAGAACGTGATGCGGCGGTTGTATGAACTTCCTGTGTACCGAAAACATCTGGACCGGCGTGGGAAAGAGCAAACTATTATGCTTGGTTTTTCCGACGGCACAAAAGATGGCGGTTATCTGAAAGCCAACTGGGAGATTTACGAAACCAAAGAACAGCTCACCAAAGTGTCGGAAGATTATGACGTAAAAGTAGTTTTCTTCGATGGCCGCGGCGGACCACCCGCGCGAGGTGGCGGAAAAACGCACGATTTTTATGCTTCGCAGGGAAAAACGATCGCGAATAATAAAATTGAAATTACCATTCAGGGCCAAACCATAACGAGCGTTTTTGGCAATAAAGATCAGGCGAAATATAATTTCGAACAGTTGCTTACCGCCGGAATTGAGAACGACGTTTTCAAAAATTCAAAAAAAGATTTAAGCGAGAAAGAGCGAAAACTCATTGAAGAACTTGCCGACATCAGCTTTATTAAATATTCAGATCTAAAGGCGCATCCCATGTTTGTGCCCTATCTCCAGGAAATGAGCACGCTGGAATATTACGGCAAAACGAATATCGGCAGCCGCCCGACAAAGAGAGGTGCTGGCAACAAAATCCGCTTCGAAGATCTGCGTGCCATCCCTTTTGTCGGGTCCTGGAGCCAGCTGAAGCAAAATGTCCCCGGATTTTTCGGCTTTGGATTTGCGCTGAATTCTTTGAAAAAAGACGGTCGTTTCGAAGAAGTTGCCGCACTTTACAAAGGTTCGGATTTCTTTAAAACTTTGGTTTTAAATTCCATGATGAGCATGAATAAATCCTATTTTCCGCTTACCTATTACATGAAAAAAAACGAAAAATTTGGGGAGTTTTGGACGATTTTATTTGAAGAATTTGAATTGTCGAAAGCATTAATGCTGGAATTAACAGGCTTTAAAATGCTGATGGAAGAGGAACCACTTTCCAGAAAATCTGTGAAAATAAGGGAGAAAATCGTGCTACCACTTTTGAGCATTCAACAATATGCGCTGATGAAAATTCAAAAAGAAGAAGGCAACCGCGACGCGTATGAAAAACTTGTTATGCGTTCGCTTTTTGGAAATATTAATGCAAGCCGGAACTCTGCCTAAAACGTTTTAATTAGTTTTAAACCAACCGGTGCCCAGATAAAATCTTCCACAGGAAGAACAGAAACATTCTGTGAAAATTTCGTAGGATTGATGTTCCTTAATAAACAGCCGAAGAATCGTTTACCGCGGGGATTTCCTGAAAAGTCTTTTTGTTCGAACGATAATTTTGCCGTTGTCAATGTCTTCAATTTTGCACTATCTGAAGCTTAGTAATTTTATCTTTTTTAAAAAGCAAATATTTTCATTTTTTTCTAATTTAATAGTGTTGCAATAAAAAAGACTTTCAAAAGTGAAGGTCTTGTTGTGATGGAATATTTAGTTTAATTCATTACTGCTTCAGGATTTTCTCAATGAATTCGTTTTTGTCCGTTTTTATTTTTATAAAATAAACACCTTTTGCAACACGATCAATATTATTAGTTTTATCATTAGTCAGCGCCTGAATTTTTCTGCCCAAAACATCATACAGATCGACTGAAAGTATTTTCTCGGCGGTAGAAATAGTAAAGGTAGATTTCACGGGATTTGGATAAATTTTAAGAGAAGATTTCGTGCTGCTTTCGCCCGTTGCTAACTGTGCTGTTGTGAGCGAATTGCCAAAATTTAAAATTCCGTAACCCATCGGATCCGTATGGTTCGGGTACAATGACGATTTTTCGCGCAGCAGATTTCGAACTTCGGTTAAAGATTTTGTCGGGATCGCCTGGAGCAAACATGCCACGCCACCTGCCGCGAGCGGTGTCGCGAAGGATGTTCCACTGTTGGTTGTTGCACCGTTGTTGTAACCCATCGCAGTGGAGCTTCCGCGCGCACTGGCATCTGGCTTAATGATTCCCACGGAATTCGGCCCGTACGAAGAAAAAGAAGAACTCGCTCCGGAAGAATTCACGGCGCCAACCGTAAAAACTTTTTCGTTATCTGCAGGTGTTATGATGTAATGCCAGGAGTTTTGTGCTTCGTTTCCGGCGGCCGCAAGTACAAAAATGCCTTTTTCGACGGCAATCTGCGCCGCCCTTGCGATAAATGAAGTGGTGCCATTCATATCGGAATACAGTAAATTATACCGTGAGTCATCAAAATCGTAGTATCCAAGCGAGGTTGTAATGACGTCGACCCCTTTGCGGTCGGCCTCTTCGGCAGCTTCCGTCCAGTATAATTGTTCTTCGGGAATTTCATTTACCGCATCTTCCGACGCATACAAATAGAAATCTGCATCAGGCGCCGAGCCGACAAAAGTATTATTTACATAGCCTGCGATGGTTCCCAAACAGTACGAACCGTGATTATTCAGAGAATAAGAATAGATATCGGCGTTTTTATTGATAAAATTATAGCCGCCTTTTATCTGGCCATTATTTCGGATTCGGGCGTACGCAGATCCTGTGTTCACGGTTGGAAAACCCGTATCGATAATGGCGATCGTCACGCCGGCTCCGGTGTAACCAGCGATATGAAGGGGCCGAAGGTTGATCTGATTAATTTGCGACAGACCCGTGCCGTAATTAAAATCTGTTTTTCCGATGGTGTTATTAAATTCATCGAACTTGTTTACCTTTTTACCGTCGTTTTTTCCACCGTTCGGATGTTTGATGAAACTTTCCACAGACTGCACAAAAGATAGCGTTTGAAGTTGCATAATCTGCGCCGCAGTAGCATTTACCGCGACGCCGTTCAGCCATTTTGAATAGTCCGTAACCACGTAGCCGAGATCTCTCACATTCTGTATGTAGGAAGCTTCGACAGGCGCATCCTGATCATTCAGCGCAATTCCTAATCTTGTTCTTCGGTCTAAAGATTTTTGCGAAAGTTCGATCGACGGATTAGCATAGAAGGCTGCTTTGTTCGGTTTATCCTTAAAGAACACGAAAACAAGTTCGGTCTGCGCATTTGAGAAGGTAAAGACGAGAAAGATAAAAACCGATAGTATTTTTTTCATAGGAGTAATTGTTTTATGACAGCAAATATAAGAAATTGGTAAAAAAAGCGTAATAAATTTTAACATTTATTTACATAGTAATATTGATATGCGGTGTTGTTTGGTTTATTATTAATTTCTTCGATAATAATTTCTGAACTTCGCTACAACTTCTTTTTTTAATTTTTAAAACAATCATTAACTTACCTCCGGAAAAACAATGATGCTTTAAATTTTTTCAAAACCTTAATTTTCCTAAATTTGAACAAATATTTTTATGAAAAAAATTCAGATGGTTGACCTCCAAAGTCAATACTATAAAATAAAAGCCGACGTAGATAATGCAGTTTTAAACGTCATCGATTCTGCAGCGTTTATCAACGGACCCGAAGTAAAATCTTTTCAGAATGAACTTCAGGAGTATTTAGACGTTAAACATGTTATTCCGTGTGCCAACGGTACCGATGCTTTACAGATTGCCTTGATGGCGCTGGATTTAAATGAAGGCGACGAAGTTA encodes:
- a CDS encoding aspartyl protease family protein yields the protein MTHQKKTVIPFQLINNLIFIPLNINGVDVTFLLDSGVRETILFSLDDKEINFNDVAKIKFSGLGENKNIEGLSSDNNIVKIGKDFTDLQHTVFIILDESINFSSHVGIPVNGIIGYQFFKNHAVQIDYISKKITVYNDDASVQKRKKRFEEFSISIESSKPYIMADVEMTNQKVSSKMLLDLGNSDAVWLFPKLIKDFVYNRPNIEDYLGQGFNGDIFGKRSRIHGLYLGDYSFIKPLAAMPDEYSIQSLRIVPDRKGSIGSDILRRFTIIFDYPENKIYLKKNKHFDDPFLFNKSGLDIQHDGMTWEKDIVKVETIRNDKNSDTNVNLELASTFKYNFVLKPQYSVAGCRKASPCAASGMMKGDQIISINKRKAGDLTLQKINDMLRQEDGTHLNFEIERNKEKMTLQIILVDPIPYQDAN
- a CDS encoding phosphoenolpyruvate carboxylase; translation: MRYEEKTEKFRQLVQNKFQIYNSLFMSLPYDKMSNIGMLLPFLYEESKTGYEKGQNPEEIMEAFFQKHTELRTEEQKTELLFKIIQYIERQVVLFDSIEDAAFAELHSESDAGTLLQLHERASQEHLLDKTREKMKDFAIKVVFTAHPTQFYPNAVQRILHDLRSAIMKDSVSEIDMLLQQLGKTPFVNKEKPTPLDEAMSIIFYLRYVYYDTIGELYKKLKTSFENKSFTPNQDMIQLGFWPGGDRDGNPFVTADITKKVAAELHFSILKSYYEHLKNLRRRLSFRGVSEILEALSHQLYDSIFKEDYTITSDQILEHLSKAENIITRDHNGLFLNLLEDFKDRVKIFGTHFATLDVRQDSRVHQEIIDEIISQKSGLSNENLSTEEKLKWLLETDVILKPEEFDGITKDTLENIHNIKEIQKRNGERGMSRYIISNSDHIKDVLNVFALFRLCGYKEEEIRMDIVPLFETMEGLNAGENVMRRLYELPVYRKHLDRRGKEQTIMLGFSDGTKDGGYLKANWEIYETKEQLTKVSEDYDVKVVFFDGRGGPPARGGGKTHDFYASQGKTIANNKIEITIQGQTITSVFGNKDQAKYNFEQLLTAGIENDVFKNSKKDLSEKERKLIEELADISFIKYSDLKAHPMFVPYLQEMSTLEYYGKTNIGSRPTKRGAGNKIRFEDLRAIPFVGSWSQLKQNVPGFFGFGFALNSLKKDGRFEEVAALYKGSDFFKTLVLNSMMSMNKSYFPLTYYMKKNEKFGEFWTILFEEFELSKALMLELTGFKMLMEEEPLSRKSVKIREKIVLPLLSIQQYALMKIQKEEGNRDAYEKLVMRSLFGNINASRNSA
- a CDS encoding S8 family peptidase, producing the protein MKKILSVFIFLVFTFSNAQTELVFVFFKDKPNKAAFYANPSIELSQKSLDRRTRLGIALNDQDAPVEASYIQNVRDLGYVVTDYSKWLNGVAVNATAAQIMQLQTLSFVQSVESFIKHPNGGKNDGKKVNKFDEFNNTIGKTDFNYGTGLSQINQINLRPLHIAGYTGAGVTIAIIDTGFPTVNTGSAYARIRNNGQIKGGYNFINKNADIYSYSLNNHGSYCLGTIAGYVNNTFVGSAPDADFYLYASEDAVNEIPEEQLYWTEAAEEADRKGVDVITTSLGYYDFDDSRYNLLYSDMNGTTSFIARAAQIAVEKGIFVLAAAGNEAQNSWHYIITPADNEKVFTVGAVNSSGASSSFSSYGPNSVGIIKPDASARGSSTAMGYNNGATTNSGTSFATPLAAGGVACLLQAIPTKSLTEVRNLLREKSSLYPNHTDPMGYGILNFGNSLTTAQLATGESSTKSSLKIYPNPVKSTFTISTAEKILSVDLYDVLGRKIQALTNDKTNNIDRVAKGVYFIKIKTDKNEFIEKILKQ